Proteins from one Natrinema salifodinae genomic window:
- a CDS encoding sugar porter family MFS transporter, which produces MSVVERLFPGADEDTGRFVVVTAALAALNGLLFGFDTGVISGAMLYIRDTFDLTALFGYPLASSTVEGLIVSGAMAGAIVGAALGGRLADRLGRRRLILVGAVIFFAGSLLMTIAPTVEILIVGRVLDGLGIGFASVVGPLYISEIAPPKIRGSLVTFNQIMITGGIFVSYLTNYALASLIVDAELSWRLMLGVGMVPALVLLVGIHFLPESPRWLVERDREQRARSVLGRIRNGTDIDAEVREIKRVAAIEEDGFRELLKPWIRPVMIVGLGLAIFQQATGINAVVYYAPTILEASGYSDTAAIFGTIGVGAINVGLSIVAALLLDRVGRRPLLLVGLVGMFVTLAVLGGAYYLPGMSGLIGPIAVASLMLFVAGHALSLGPVFWLLISEIYPLNVRGAAMGVVTLVLWLSNFLVAQLFPSLFEIGPTVAFWSFAGVTAAAFAFAYVFVPETKGRSLEEIEADLRETAVTGDELSIADRADRADD; this is translated from the coding sequence ATGAGCGTCGTCGAACGACTCTTCCCGGGTGCGGATGAGGATACGGGTCGATTCGTCGTCGTCACGGCAGCGCTCGCCGCGCTCAACGGATTGCTCTTCGGCTTCGATACCGGCGTCATCTCCGGTGCGATGCTCTACATCCGGGATACGTTCGACTTGACCGCGCTGTTCGGCTACCCCCTCGCCAGCTCGACCGTCGAAGGGTTGATCGTCAGCGGTGCGATGGCCGGTGCGATCGTCGGCGCGGCGCTGGGCGGTCGCCTGGCCGACCGACTCGGACGGCGTCGCCTCATTCTGGTCGGGGCCGTCATCTTCTTCGCGGGATCGCTCCTCATGACGATCGCGCCGACCGTCGAGATCCTGATCGTCGGGCGCGTCCTCGACGGACTCGGAATCGGCTTCGCGTCGGTCGTCGGACCGCTGTACATCTCCGAGATCGCGCCGCCGAAGATCCGGGGGTCGCTCGTGACGTTCAATCAGATCATGATCACGGGCGGCATCTTCGTCTCGTATCTCACCAACTACGCCCTGGCGAGCCTGATCGTCGACGCCGAACTCTCGTGGCGTCTCATGCTCGGGGTCGGGATGGTTCCCGCGCTCGTCTTGCTCGTCGGGATCCACTTCCTGCCGGAGAGCCCCCGCTGGCTCGTCGAGCGGGATCGAGAGCAACGGGCGCGCTCCGTGCTCGGTCGGATCAGGAACGGTACTGACATCGACGCGGAGGTTCGAGAGATCAAGCGCGTGGCGGCGATCGAAGAGGACGGCTTCAGGGAGCTACTCAAGCCCTGGATCCGTCCCGTAATGATCGTCGGCCTCGGGCTCGCGATCTTCCAGCAAGCGACGGGTATCAACGCGGTCGTCTACTACGCGCCGACGATTCTGGAAGCGTCCGGGTACAGCGACACCGCCGCGATCTTCGGCACGATCGGCGTCGGCGCCATCAACGTGGGCCTGTCGATCGTCGCGGCCCTCCTGCTCGACCGCGTCGGCCGCCGCCCGCTGTTGCTCGTCGGCCTGGTCGGAATGTTCGTGACGCTGGCCGTCCTCGGCGGCGCTTACTACCTCCCCGGGATGTCGGGACTGATCGGCCCGATCGCGGTCGCGAGCCTGATGCTGTTCGTCGCCGGCCACGCTCTCAGCCTCGGGCCGGTGTTCTGGCTGCTCATCTCCGAGATCTACCCGCTCAACGTCCGCGGTGCGGCGATGGGCGTCGTCACGCTCGTCCTTTGGCTCTCGAACTTCCTCGTCGCGCAGCTCTTTCCCTCGCTGTTCGAAATCGGTCCCACGGTCGCCTTCTGGTCGTTCGCCGGGGTGACGGCCGCGGCGTTCGCGTTCGCGTACGTCTTCGTACCGGAAACGAAGGGACGGAGCTTAGAGGAGATCGAGGCCGATCTGCGCGAGACGGCGGTGACCGGCGACGAGCTGTCGATCGCCGACCGCGCCGATCGAGCGGACGACTAA
- a CDS encoding IclR family transcriptional regulator has protein sequence MAETTKPRTIQAVGITLEIIDYLHEHERARVTEIANELGRSKGTVHCHLATLLEDEHVIKDDEEYRLGLRYLELGERVKDRLGIYDVVTDELDDLAATCDELVQFATEEHGRAVYLYKQGGDRAVQTASTVGKREYLHCISLGKAILAHYPRDRIEEIVDRHGLPAYTAQTITTRDDLFDDLETIRERGYAFDDEEKIEGLRCVAAPVMAGEDEVLGAVSISGPSRRMTGDRYREELPDMVTRSANVIEINAKFS, from the coding sequence ATGGCGGAAACGACGAAGCCGCGGACGATTCAGGCGGTGGGCATTACGCTCGAGATCATCGATTACCTGCACGAACACGAGCGCGCTCGCGTTACCGAGATCGCGAACGAACTCGGCCGGTCGAAGGGGACGGTCCACTGCCACCTGGCGACGCTGCTCGAGGACGAACACGTCATTAAGGACGACGAGGAGTACCGGCTCGGTCTCCGGTACCTCGAACTCGGCGAGAGGGTAAAAGATCGGCTGGGAATCTACGACGTCGTGACCGACGAACTAGACGACCTGGCCGCGACGTGTGACGAGCTCGTGCAGTTCGCAACGGAGGAACACGGCCGAGCGGTGTACCTCTACAAACAGGGCGGCGATCGAGCCGTCCAGACGGCCTCGACGGTCGGGAAGCGGGAGTACCTCCACTGTATCTCGCTCGGAAAGGCGATCCTGGCCCACTACCCGCGCGATCGCATCGAGGAGATCGTCGATCGGCACGGGTTACCGGCCTATACGGCGCAGACAATCACCACCCGAGACGACCTCTTCGACGACCTCGAGACGATCCGCGAGCGCGGCTACGCGTTCGACGACGAGGAGAAGATCGAGGGGCTGCGGTGTGTCGCTGCGCCGGTGATGGCCGGCGAGGACGAGGTCCTCGGCGCGGTGAGCATCTCCGGCCCCTCGCGCCGGATGACCGGTGATCGGTACCGCGAGGAGCTTCCGGACATGGTCACCCGTTCCGCGAACGTCATCGAGATCAATGCGAAGTTCTCCTGA
- a CDS encoding alcohol dehydrogenase catalytic domain-containing protein translates to MQAVALVPDGPELRVIETERPSPDDGEALIRTLAVGIDGSDRRIVAGEIGGDVPAGADHLVLGHEAVGVVADANGTGLAEGEVVAPLVRRPVDAGSRFAENGELDVAPPGTFHECGITGAHGYMAEYFTANPEHLASVPDSRAEYGFFVEPASLLEKSLEQAFAARSAFAWRPERAFVLGNGNLGLLALARLATGDEFARTYCLGRRDRPDPTIDFIEAVGATYVDSRETPVADFADTHAPADYVFETTGYPKHAVDAVRALAPNGVATVQGIPEESDSFAVDCGAFHSELVVTNKALLGVVNSRRSHFEAAAEWLGDVPKSVLDDLVTGIYGLDEIEAAFANSPETLKSVVSFDL, encoded by the coding sequence ATGCAAGCCGTAGCACTCGTTCCGGACGGACCGGAACTGCGCGTCATCGAGACGGAGAGACCGTCTCCCGACGACGGTGAAGCGCTGATTCGGACGCTAGCGGTAGGCATCGACGGTTCGGACAGACGGATCGTGGCCGGCGAGATCGGCGGCGACGTTCCGGCCGGTGCGGACCATCTCGTTCTGGGACACGAGGCGGTCGGCGTGGTCGCGGACGCGAACGGAACCGGCCTGGCGGAAGGTGAGGTCGTCGCTCCGTTGGTTCGCCGGCCGGTCGATGCGGGGTCGCGGTTCGCCGAGAACGGCGAACTCGACGTGGCGCCACCGGGGACGTTCCACGAGTGCGGGATCACGGGGGCCCACGGCTACATGGCGGAGTACTTCACGGCTAACCCGGAGCACCTCGCCTCCGTTCCCGACTCTCGCGCCGAATACGGGTTCTTCGTCGAACCGGCGAGCCTGCTCGAAAAATCGCTCGAGCAGGCGTTCGCGGCGCGCTCGGCGTTCGCCTGGCGACCCGAGCGCGCGTTCGTACTGGGAAACGGGAACCTCGGACTGCTCGCGCTCGCTCGCTTAGCGACGGGCGACGAGTTCGCCCGGACGTACTGCCTCGGGAGGCGTGATCGCCCCGATCCGACGATCGATTTCATCGAAGCGGTCGGCGCCACGTACGTCGACTCGCGCGAGACGCCGGTCGCCGACTTCGCCGATACGCATGCGCCGGCCGATTACGTCTTCGAGACGACCGGGTACCCGAAACACGCCGTCGACGCAGTTCGTGCGCTGGCCCCGAACGGCGTCGCGACCGTGCAGGGCATCCCCGAGGAGTCCGACTCGTTCGCCGTCGATTGCGGCGCGTTCCACTCCGAACTCGTCGTCACCAACAAGGCGTTGCTCGGCGTCGTCAACTCTCGCCGATCCCACTTCGAGGCGGCAGCCGAATGGCTCGGCGACGTGCCGAAATCAGTATTGGACGACCTCGTAACCGGGATCTACGGGCTCGACGAGATCGAAGCGGCGTTCGCCAACTCGCCCGAGACGTTGAAGTCGGTCGTCTCGTTCGATCTATAG
- a CDS encoding CoA-acylating methylmalonate-semialdehyde dehydrogenase, which yields MSEQQEQAVSPAVRSRVDNYVGGQWTTPAAETTQSVVDPATGDDLATVEFSSAETVDQAVRTANDAFEDWRQTPVVERVQYLFDLKTELEDRIDEIATALSREHGKTVAEARGEIRRGIENVEVACGMPNMMREGSGNVEDVASGMDEYAVRQPLGVFTAITPFNFPAMIPLWFLPYAVATGNTFILKPSEKVPLSSQLIFEAVDAVDFPDGVVNLVNGGAETVNALLEHDDIEGVSFVGSSPVAKHVYETAAQHGKRVQAQGGAKNYAVVTDQASLEDAIPNIIGSVYGNAGQRCLANDVVVGVGDVYDDLREQLIDAAEDLTVGVGVEEETDVGPLITDESRERVLDLIENALDEGAELVLDGRDFEHPEGLAGSFLGPTLLEGVTADMEIAQEEIFGPVLCLAEVDALDEAIEMVNATKYGNASSIYTESGSEARRYKYAVDAGNIGINVGVCAPMGFFHFGGRKASFFGDLHAQGEDAVNFYTEKTIQIERWYS from the coding sequence ATGTCCGAGCAGCAAGAGCAAGCCGTTTCACCAGCCGTTCGTAGCCGCGTCGACAACTACGTCGGCGGTCAGTGGACGACACCGGCCGCCGAGACGACCCAGTCCGTCGTCGACCCCGCGACCGGAGACGACCTGGCGACGGTCGAATTTTCGTCAGCCGAGACCGTCGACCAGGCCGTCCGGACCGCGAACGACGCGTTCGAAGACTGGCGCCAGACGCCCGTCGTCGAGCGGGTCCAGTACCTGTTCGACCTGAAGACCGAGCTCGAGGACCGGATCGACGAGATCGCGACCGCGCTCTCCCGCGAGCACGGGAAGACCGTCGCGGAGGCCCGCGGAGAGATCCGTCGCGGCATCGAGAACGTCGAGGTCGCCTGCGGGATGCCCAACATGATGCGCGAGGGCAGCGGCAACGTCGAGGACGTCGCCTCGGGAATGGACGAGTACGCCGTCCGGCAGCCGCTGGGCGTCTTCACCGCCATCACGCCGTTCAACTTCCCCGCGATGATCCCGCTGTGGTTCCTCCCGTACGCGGTCGCGACCGGAAACACGTTCATCCTCAAGCCCAGCGAGAAGGTGCCGCTGAGCTCGCAACTGATCTTCGAGGCCGTCGACGCAGTCGACTTCCCGGACGGCGTCGTCAACCTGGTCAACGGCGGCGCTGAAACCGTCAACGCGCTACTCGAACACGACGATATCGAGGGCGTCTCGTTCGTCGGAAGCTCTCCCGTCGCCAAGCACGTCTACGAGACCGCGGCCCAACACGGCAAGCGCGTCCAGGCCCAGGGCGGCGCGAAGAACTACGCCGTCGTCACCGACCAGGCCTCCCTCGAGGACGCGATTCCGAACATCATCGGCTCCGTCTACGGCAACGCCGGCCAGCGGTGTCTCGCCAACGACGTCGTCGTCGGCGTCGGCGACGTCTACGACGACCTCCGCGAGCAGTTGATCGACGCCGCCGAGGACCTGACCGTCGGCGTGGGGGTCGAGGAAGAGACCGACGTCGGGCCGCTGATCACCGACGAGTCGCGCGAGCGCGTCCTCGACCTGATCGAGAACGCCCTCGACGAGGGTGCCGAACTCGTCCTCGACGGCCGGGACTTCGAACATCCCGAGGGCCTGGCCGGCAGTTTCCTCGGGCCGACGCTGCTCGAGGGCGTGACCGCCGATATGGAAATCGCCCAGGAGGAAATCTTCGGGCCGGTGCTCTGTCTCGCCGAGGTCGATGCTCTCGACGAAGCGATCGAGATGGTCAACGCGACCAAGTACGGCAACGCCTCCTCGATCTACACCGAATCGGGCAGCGAGGCCCGCCGGTACAAGTACGCGGTCGACGCCGGGAACATCGGGATCAACGTCGGCGTCTGCGCGCCGATGGGCTTTTTCCACTTCGGCGGCCGGAAGGCCTCGTTCTTCGGCGACCTCCACGCCCAGGGCGAGGACGCGGTCAACTTCTACACCGAGAAAACGATCCAGATCGAACGCTGGTACAGCTAA
- a CDS encoding HpcH/HpaI aldolase family protein, which yields MSRHFKRTLEAGEYPVGNWLSIGHPAVAEVSSALEFDFVLVDTEHTTMSLETVEHISRAIDAKEAPTEAIIRVPRNDPSRIKRVLDIGVAGVMVPMIESADEAEQLVDAVRYPPEGIRGIASGRAAEYGMDFVEYVADANGSIVTIAQIESRAGLESVDEIAAVDGIDALFVGPADLSGVLGVFGQWDAPELQDAIDRVVRAGDRHGTPVGTFTASQDLIEDRVEAGFDFLIVGKDTAYLADSSRAAKERYEDAVARHAGSMPATNDE from the coding sequence ATGAGCCGTCACTTCAAACGGACGCTCGAGGCGGGGGAGTATCCGGTCGGGAACTGGCTCTCGATCGGCCATCCGGCCGTCGCCGAGGTGAGTTCCGCCCTCGAGTTCGATTTCGTGCTCGTCGACACCGAACACACGACGATGAGCCTCGAAACCGTCGAGCACATCTCCCGTGCGATCGACGCGAAGGAGGCACCGACCGAGGCGATAATCAGAGTGCCGCGAAACGATCCGAGTCGGATCAAACGCGTCCTCGACATCGGCGTCGCCGGCGTGATGGTCCCGATGATCGAGTCGGCCGACGAGGCCGAGCAACTCGTCGATGCCGTTCGCTATCCGCCCGAGGGAATCCGCGGCATCGCGAGCGGCCGCGCCGCGGAGTACGGAATGGACTTCGTCGAGTACGTCGCCGACGCGAACGGGTCGATCGTGACGATCGCCCAGATCGAGAGCCGCGCCGGCCTCGAGAGCGTCGACGAGATCGCCGCGGTCGACGGCATCGACGCGCTGTTCGTCGGGCCGGCGGACCTCTCGGGCGTGCTCGGCGTCTTCGGCCAGTGGGACGCGCCGGAACTGCAGGACGCGATCGATCGCGTCGTTCGAGCCGGGGACCGACACGGAACTCCCGTCGGAACGTTCACGGCGTCCCAGGACCTGATCGAGGACCGCGTCGAAGCCGGGTTCGACTTCCTCATCGTCGGGAAGGACACCGCCTACCTGGCGGACTCGAGTCGCGCCGCGAAGGAACGGTACGAAGACGCGGTTGCGCGACACGCCGGATCGATGCCAGCGACGAATGACGAGTAA
- a CDS encoding mandelate racemase/muconate lactonizing enzyme family protein, translating to MYDDFASTLAATMWADFDEQPDRDGPTAEITDVNSIVIDGNFPWTIVTLETDQGVTGIGEAYPSPGVHEIITDYLRPVLVGENPLDVERLYYLMRESLSGRGSQWGVGTIAISGIEIALWDAAGKILDQPVYQLLGGKLRDQVRVYADCHAGEAMVSSAAEGQETATYEPEAYAKAARMAVDDGFDVIKFDLDVPSGREIDTLSRHFDPPEIEHKRSVVEAVTDEIGDEAEVAVDLHWNFSPETAERLCQAIEPYDLAWIEDPLPPENTDAMRELKRRVDVTLLTGENRYGRHGFRDLVETQAVDFLAPDVPKTGGIAETKKIADLAEGYYQALVPHNIGSPVATVATAHVGATVPNFVALEYHAREVPWWDDLVARDEPLIRNGRLEVPDAPGLGIELDWDAVEEHRKRS from the coding sequence ATGTACGACGACTTCGCATCCACGCTCGCGGCGACGATGTGGGCGGACTTCGACGAACAACCGGACCGGGACGGCCCGACGGCCGAGATAACCGACGTCAACTCGATCGTCATCGACGGCAACTTCCCGTGGACGATCGTCACCCTCGAGACCGATCAGGGAGTGACCGGGATCGGCGAGGCCTACCCCTCGCCTGGCGTCCACGAAATTATCACCGACTACCTCCGACCCGTCCTCGTCGGCGAGAACCCGCTGGACGTCGAACGACTGTACTACCTCATGCGCGAGAGCCTCTCGGGACGGGGCTCGCAGTGGGGGGTCGGCACCATCGCGATCAGCGGCATCGAGATCGCGCTCTGGGACGCCGCCGGGAAGATCCTCGACCAGCCCGTCTACCAGCTGCTGGGCGGAAAGCTGCGCGATCAGGTTCGCGTCTACGCCGACTGCCACGCCGGGGAAGCGATGGTCTCCTCGGCCGCGGAGGGCCAGGAAACGGCGACCTACGAACCCGAGGCGTACGCGAAGGCCGCGCGCATGGCCGTCGATGACGGGTTCGACGTGATCAAGTTCGACCTCGACGTCCCCTCCGGGCGGGAGATCGACACCCTCTCGCGGCACTTCGACCCGCCGGAGATCGAACACAAGCGCTCGGTCGTCGAGGCGGTCACCGACGAGATCGGCGACGAGGCCGAGGTCGCGGTCGACCTTCACTGGAACTTCAGCCCCGAGACGGCCGAACGGCTCTGTCAGGCGATCGAACCGTACGATCTCGCCTGGATCGAGGATCCCCTCCCGCCCGAGAACACCGACGCGATGCGCGAACTCAAGCGTCGCGTCGACGTGACGCTGCTGACCGGCGAGAACCGCTACGGCCGCCACGGCTTCCGTGACCTCGTCGAGACCCAGGCGGTCGACTTCCTCGCGCCCGACGTCCCCAAGACCGGCGGGATCGCCGAGACGAAGAAGATCGCCGACCTGGCCGAGGGCTACTACCAGGCGCTCGTTCCACACAACATCGGGAGCCCGGTCGCGACGGTCGCGACCGCCCACGTCGGCGCGACCGTTCCGAACTTCGTCGCCCTCGAGTACCACGCTCGCGAAGTCCCGTGGTGGGACGATCTGGTGGCTCGGGACGAGCCGCTCATCCGGAACGGACGGCTCGAAGTGCCCGACGCGCCAGGCCTCGGCATCGAACTCGACTGGGACGCCGTCGAGGAACACCGGAAACGGTCTTGA